One Dysidea avara chromosome 7, odDysAvar1.4, whole genome shotgun sequence genomic region harbors:
- the LOC136259821 gene encoding transmembrane protein 177-like codes for MAGRLGRTVGIAVTGVFCISAIPHVIPGTFKRLFRTKDTPVPPELVDHVHEIARAMHIQNPDRIKVFTTTHFSCFNGGATWLPGGAFIGLSRTLLYSSEEDIKTSGITLYGKPIDWDSKDGATLQRCFLQSQNQIDFCIAHELAHIKSSDFVMSTLLLPGTVLTSYAVLRLVSPYLSAKQSKLAAPVAFGVGMLIYLQLQTSLNYFIEHKADRIAAQIDRRFVDGGIEMMRKGMQLNSILKTELGRSKMPFGLGSSHPRFSARLRRLQKLVT; via the exons ATGGCTGGTCGTCTTGGAAGGACAGTTGGTATAGCAGTAACCGGAGTATTTTGTATCAGTGCAATTCCTCATGTCATTCCAGGAACATTTAAAAGATT GTTCAGAACGAAGGACACGCCTGTTCCTCCAGAGCTAGTAGATCACGTGCACGAAATTGCTAGAGCTATG CATATACAAAATCCTGATCGCATCAAAGTTTTCACCACTACTCACTTCAGCT GTTTTAATGGGGGTGCTACTTGGCTGCCTGGAGGTGCATTTATTGGATTATCAAG GACTTTGTTGTACAGTAGTGAAGAGGACATAAAGACATCAGGCATCACTCTTTATG GAAAGCCCATTGACTGGGATAGCAAAGATGGAGCAACCCTTCAACGCTGTTTTCTCCAGTCACAGAATCAAATTGACTTCTGCATTG CCCACGAACTGGCTCATATAAAATCATCTGATTTCGTGATGAGCACTCTGCTACTCCCAGGGACTGTTTTAACATCATACGCTGTGTTAAGACTAGTTTCTCCAT ACCTGTCAGCAAAGCAGAGCAAATTAGCTGCTCCAGTAGCATTCGGGGTTGGAATGCTAATCTACCTTCAACTGCAGACCAGCCTAA ATTATTTCATCGAGCATAAAGCAGACAGAATTGCTGCACAGATCGACCGAAGGTTTGTAGATGGAGGTATTGAAATGATGAGAAAAGGAATGCAACTAAATTCAATTTTAAA GACAGAATTAGGCCGTTCAAAGATGCCATTTGGTTTAGGTAGTTCTCACCCACGTTTTTCAG CACGGCTACGCAGATTGCAGAAACTAGTAACATGA
- the LOC136259798 gene encoding thimet oligopeptidase-like encodes MCSKGGRAILRWSDYGINKIKQLSAELMKRSKATYDSVGSLAPNNVTYENTLKAIAEEERDFSTTEAPLTFLQHVSENAELRDVSCAIDKELSEFGVEMSMRQDVFQSMLELQKKNPSLEPEEQRLLDRLLRDGRRNGLHLSSELQEKVKELKKKLTQLEIEFGKNLSEEKSSFEFSEAELSGLSEDFIKSLSRTDDNKCVVTLKYPHCIPVAQKCTNPHTRATLECAFNSRCKVENGSILKQLTKLRNERAALLGYKTHADFITEVRMAKSASAVEKFLSDLADKLKPLVDKEWQELLRFKSEECQQCSLIDDGRINAYDFAYYCNMVKEKNYAIDQDKYRPYFPLPTVTKGLLEIYQELLGLKFSEVKDAEAWNVDVQLFDVHDVSTSTFLGQFYLDLYPRDGKYGHAACFGLQPGCTLTDGTRQPAIAAMVANFTKPLVDKPSLLNHREVETYFHEFGHVMHQICSSVKISRFSGTHVERDFVEAPSQMLENWCWEAEPLKRMSGHYKDATPLPDEMIKTLVASRNANAGLLNMRQIVLATLDQRIHCSPEADPETVYYELMLSLLRIHVTPDTCMPATFGHLGGGYDAQYYGYMWSEVFSDDMFEARFLKEGVMSPKTGADYRHCILNVGGTKDASEMLREFLGRDPTSEAFLRKKGLKM; translated from the exons ATGTGCAGCAAAGGCGGAAGAGCTATTCTACGATGGTCTGATTATGGGATTAATAAGATCAAGCAGCTGTCTGCTGAGCTGATGAAGCGATCCAAAGCAACGTACGACAGTGTGGGCTCGCTAGCTCCAAACAATGTTACCTACGAGAACACCCTAAAG GCGATTGCAGAGGAGGAAAGAGATTTCTCCACTACTGAAGCACCATTAACTTTCCTTCAACACGTCTCAGAAA ATGCTGAGTTGAGAGATGTCAGCTGTGCCATTGACAAGGAACTGTCAGAGTTTGGTGTTGAGATGAG CATGAGACAGGATGTGTTTCAGTCTATGCTGGAATTGCAG AAGAAAAATCCATCACTGGAACCAGAAGAGCAGCGTTTGTTGGACAGGCTGCTACGTGATGGAAGACGGAATG GGTTACACCTGTCTAGTGAATTGCAAGAAAAGGTAAAAGAATTGAAGAAGAAACTAACTCAACTGGAAATAGAGTTTGGTAAGAATTTAAGTGAAGAAAAGTCTTCATTTGAATTTTCTGAAGCGGAACTAA GTGGTCTATCAGAGGATTTTATTAAGTCTCTTAGTAGGACGGATGATAACAAGTGTGTTGTGACACTGAAATATCCTCACTGTATACCAGTAGCCCAGAAGTGTACTAATCCACACACAAGAGCTACTTTAGAGTGTGCCTTCAATTCAcg GTGTAAAGTAGAGAATGGATCTATTTTGAAACAACTAACTAAGCTTCGAAATGAG CGTGCTGCCTTACTTGGTTACAAGACACATGCTGACTTTATCACTGAA GTGCGTATGGCTAAGTCTGCAAGTGCTGTGGAGAAATTTTTGTCAGATCTTGCTGACAAGCTCAAGCCTCTTGTGGACAAAGAATGGCAGGAATTGTTAAGATTCAAGTCAGAAGAG TGCCAGCAATGCAGTCTCATTGATGATGGGAGAATTAATGCTTATGACTTTGCCTATTACTGTAATATGGTGAAGGAGAAGAACTACGCTATTGACCAAGACAAGTACCGACCATACTTTCCACTGCCAACTGTCACTAAAG GACTCCTTGAGATTTACCAGGAGTTGTTAGGACTAAAGTTTTCTGAAGTGAAGGATGCAGAGGCATGGAACGTTGATGTACAACTG TTTGATGTACATGATGTGTCCACTAGCACATTTCTTGGTCAGTTCTATCTTGACTTGTACCCAAGAGACGGGAAATACGGTCATGCTGCTTGCTTTGGTTTACAG CCAGGTTGTACTCTAACAGATGGAACTAGACAG CCAGCTATAGCAGCAATGGTCGCCAACTTTACTAAGCCTTTAGTGGACAAGCCGTCCCTATTGAATCACCGTGAAGTGGAGACCTACTTCCATGAGTTTGGTCATGTCATGCACCAGATATGCTCCAGTGTTAAGATTAGCCGGTTTAG TGGGACACATGTTGAAAGAGATTTTGTTGAAGCACCTTCCCAAATGCTTGAAAATTGGTGTTGGGAGGCTGAGCCATTGAAGAGAATGTCTGGCCACTATAAAG ATGCCACCCCATTGCCAGATGAGATGATCAAGACACTCGTGGCATCACGTAATGCTAATGCTGGCTTACTAAATATGCGACAG ATTGTTCTCGCCACACTGGATCAACGGATACACTGCTCACCAGAG GCTGATCCAGAAACTGTATACTATGAGCTAATGCTGTCTCTATTGAGGATACATGTTACCCCAG ACACCTGTATGCCAGCAACGTTTGGTCACCTTGGGGGTGGATATGACGCTCAATACTATGGCTACATG TGGAGCGAAGTATTCTCAGATGATATGTTTGAGGCTCGTTTCCTCAAGGAGGGAGTGATGAGTCCTAAGACTGGAGCTGACTATCGTCACTGTATCCTAAATGTGGGTGGCACTAAG GATGCTTCAGAAATGCTGAGAGAGTTTCTTGGACGAGATCCAACTTCTGAAGCTTTCCTCAGGAAGAAGGGTCTTAAAATGTAG
- the LOC136259816 gene encoding GATOR1 complex protein NPRL2-like isoform X3, protein MTVTVMDYVIMGCPRGITDKKYDRNTLIFNFGFVFDKDCDTVPFESVVRKLGATFRIYELENGFLSDNVRRGKLPGILAQMFNELNHHGMCSITIDDVNILNLKITPMIPSPPPVCHHQVPIFVCSASDVEATKVDLTLQQIVPYIDGFNHILKISQESDVDVGIVSLCVQHLYVYGYIKLISIFQYCNIYVPTPNIRRLLEDATLQTSCLEYVAIPGCRPKLKEVFQLYCSLEPGLTIKDLCNRHEPSKLGVDERHLIQFGLTHDLVHHCKKYPTLLRTDEPMDSTLQPLAEYLDGLHDYDEICCALGWCSNCDLEVIYHPDRLVSPDSRQHCGEL, encoded by the exons ATGACTGT TACTGTCATGGACTATGTTATAATGGGCTGTCCACGTGGCATCACTGACAAGAAGTATGACCGAAACACTCTCATCTTCAATTTTGGGTTTGTGTTTGATAAAGATTGTGATACAGTTCCGTTTGAATCAGTAGTCAGGAAGCTAGGAGCCACCTTTAGAATTTATGAG TTGGAGAATGGCTTTCTGTCGGATAATGTCAGACGTGGCAAACTACCTGGGATATTGGCTCAGATGTTCAACGAGCTGAATCATCACGGAATGTGCAGTATtaccattg ATGATGTTAACATTCTCAATTTGAAGATCACACCAATGATACCCAGCCCTCCCCCAGTTTGCCACCATCAAGTGCCGATATTTGTCTGTTCCGCTAGCGATGTTGAGGCAACCAAAGTCGATCTCACTCTACAGCAA ATTGTTCCCTACATCGATGGCTTCAATCATATCTTAAAGATCTCTCAGGAATCTGATGTTGACGTGGGAATTGTCAGTCTGTGTGTGCAGCACTTGTA TGTCTATGGCTACATCAAGCTAATATCAATATTCCAG TATTGCAACATCTATGTCCCCACTCCAAACATCAGGCGACTATTGGAGGATGCCACCCTACAGACAAGCTGTTTAGAGTATGTAGCCATCCcag GTTGCAGACCAAAATTGAAGGAGGTGTTCCAGTTATACTGCAGCCTGGAGCCAGGACTCACCATCAAGGACTTGTGCAACAGACATGAGCCATCAAAGCTGGGGGTTGATGAAAG GCACCTAATACAGTTTGGGTTAACACATGATCTTGTCCACCATTGTAAGAAGTACCCCACTTTGTTAAGAACAGATGAACCCATGGACTCGACCCTTCAACCACTTGCTGA GTATCTGGATGGACTACATGATTATGATGAGatatgctgtgctcttggttgGTGCTCGAATTGTGACTTGGAAGTGATTTATCATCCTGATAGGTTGGTCTCACCAGACAGTCGACAACATTGTGGAGAACTCTGA
- the LOC136259784 gene encoding coiled-coil domain-containing protein 115-like yields the protein MADDKIDRVIIEFFAALKELGELRRRYDNAVENGYLHMAKARYSMGASSVGKLQYDTIMSPSSLVDTVDNTHECSDDSGGPVFFVINTASDNDMSCDSGVTQLRRRVVDEKKVETVGPLQQEISKPHIPVKDPLKWFGLLVPPSLRTAQKNFIEAVDLSCQLSSAQAKVEHYRKLYLVLAKDKK from the exons ATGGCAGACGATAAGATTGACAGAGTTATAATAGAATTTTTCGCAGCTTTAAAAGAACTTGGAGAGCTCCGCCGCAGATATGACAACGCAGTTGAAAAT ggctatttgCACATGGCAAAGGCACGCTATTCAATGGGTGCCAGTAGTGTGGGTAAACTACAATATGACACAATAATGAGTCCAAGTAGTTTGGTAGACACAGTTGATAACACACA TGAATGCAGTGATGATAGTGGTGGTCCAGTGTTCTTTGTCATCAACACTGCTAGTGACAATGATATGTCATGCGATAGTGGGGTTACTCAACTACGGAGAAGAGTGGTGGACGAAAAGAAGGTAGAAACAGTTGGGCCATTACAACAGGAGATATCAAAGCCACACATTCCAGTCAAGGATCCATTGAAGTGGTTTGGACTATTGGTGCCTCCTTCATTGAGGACAGCTCAAAAGAACTTTATAGAAG CCGTTGATCTATCATGTCAGTTATCCAGTGCTCAAGCCAAGGTGGAACATTACAGAAAATTGTATTTAGTGTTAGCAAAagataaaaaataa
- the LOC136259816 gene encoding GATOR1 complex protein NPRL2-like isoform X2 — translation MSGSIKCLFFSEFHTTAGPKVTYQFPESFPLKEAFDLAHEYIITKPQLYDRLMTVTVMDYVIMGCPRGITDKKYDRNTLIFNFGFVFDKDCDTVPFESVVRKLGATFRIYELENGFLSDNVRRGKLPGILAQMFNELNHHGMCSITIDDVNILNLKITPMIPSPPPVCHHQVPIFVCSASDVEATKVDLTLQQIVPYIDGFNHILKISQESDVDVGIVSLCVQHLYVYGYIKLISIFQYCNIYVPTPNIRRLLEDATLQTSCLEYVAIPGCRPKLKEVFQLYCSLEPGLTIKDLCNRHEPSKLGVDERHLIQFGLTHDLVHHCKKYPTLLRTDEPMDSTLQPLAEYLDGLHDYDEICCALGWSHQTVDNIVENSDNVVVHLR, via the exons ATGAGCGGTAGTATCAAGTGTTTATTCTTCAGCGAGTTTCACACCACTGCCGGCCCAAAAGTTACTTATCAG TTTCCGGAATCCTTTCCTCTGAAGGAGGCGTTTGATTTGGCTCACGAGTACATCATAACGAAACCACAACTCTACGACAGATTAATGACTGT TACTGTCATGGACTATGTTATAATGGGCTGTCCACGTGGCATCACTGACAAGAAGTATGACCGAAACACTCTCATCTTCAATTTTGGGTTTGTGTTTGATAAAGATTGTGATACAGTTCCGTTTGAATCAGTAGTCAGGAAGCTAGGAGCCACCTTTAGAATTTATGAG TTGGAGAATGGCTTTCTGTCGGATAATGTCAGACGTGGCAAACTACCTGGGATATTGGCTCAGATGTTCAACGAGCTGAATCATCACGGAATGTGCAGTATtaccattg ATGATGTTAACATTCTCAATTTGAAGATCACACCAATGATACCCAGCCCTCCCCCAGTTTGCCACCATCAAGTGCCGATATTTGTCTGTTCCGCTAGCGATGTTGAGGCAACCAAAGTCGATCTCACTCTACAGCAA ATTGTTCCCTACATCGATGGCTTCAATCATATCTTAAAGATCTCTCAGGAATCTGATGTTGACGTGGGAATTGTCAGTCTGTGTGTGCAGCACTTGTA TGTCTATGGCTACATCAAGCTAATATCAATATTCCAG TATTGCAACATCTATGTCCCCACTCCAAACATCAGGCGACTATTGGAGGATGCCACCCTACAGACAAGCTGTTTAGAGTATGTAGCCATCCcag GTTGCAGACCAAAATTGAAGGAGGTGTTCCAGTTATACTGCAGCCTGGAGCCAGGACTCACCATCAAGGACTTGTGCAACAGACATGAGCCATCAAAGCTGGGGGTTGATGAAAG GCACCTAATACAGTTTGGGTTAACACATGATCTTGTCCACCATTGTAAGAAGTACCCCACTTTGTTAAGAACAGATGAACCCATGGACTCGACCCTTCAACCACTTGCTGA GTATCTGGATGGACTACATGATTATGATGAGatatgctgtgctcttg GTTGGTCTCACCAGACAGTCGACAACATTGTGGAGAACTCTGACAATGTGGTCGTACACTTGAGATGA
- the LOC136259816 gene encoding GATOR1 complex protein NPRL2-like isoform X1, with protein sequence MSGSIKCLFFSEFHTTAGPKVTYQFPESFPLKEAFDLAHEYIITKPQLYDRLMTVTVMDYVIMGCPRGITDKKYDRNTLIFNFGFVFDKDCDTVPFESVVRKLGATFRIYELENGFLSDNVRRGKLPGILAQMFNELNHHGMCSITIDDVNILNLKITPMIPSPPPVCHHQVPIFVCSASDVEATKVDLTLQQIVPYIDGFNHILKISQESDVDVGIVSLCVQHLYVYGYIKLISIFQYCNIYVPTPNIRRLLEDATLQTSCLEYVAIPGCRPKLKEVFQLYCSLEPGLTIKDLCNRHEPSKLGVDERHLIQFGLTHDLVHHCKKYPTLLRTDEPMDSTLQPLAEYLDGLHDYDEICCALGWCSNCDLEVIYHPDRLVSPDSRQHCGEL encoded by the exons ATGAGCGGTAGTATCAAGTGTTTATTCTTCAGCGAGTTTCACACCACTGCCGGCCCAAAAGTTACTTATCAG TTTCCGGAATCCTTTCCTCTGAAGGAGGCGTTTGATTTGGCTCACGAGTACATCATAACGAAACCACAACTCTACGACAGATTAATGACTGT TACTGTCATGGACTATGTTATAATGGGCTGTCCACGTGGCATCACTGACAAGAAGTATGACCGAAACACTCTCATCTTCAATTTTGGGTTTGTGTTTGATAAAGATTGTGATACAGTTCCGTTTGAATCAGTAGTCAGGAAGCTAGGAGCCACCTTTAGAATTTATGAG TTGGAGAATGGCTTTCTGTCGGATAATGTCAGACGTGGCAAACTACCTGGGATATTGGCTCAGATGTTCAACGAGCTGAATCATCACGGAATGTGCAGTATtaccattg ATGATGTTAACATTCTCAATTTGAAGATCACACCAATGATACCCAGCCCTCCCCCAGTTTGCCACCATCAAGTGCCGATATTTGTCTGTTCCGCTAGCGATGTTGAGGCAACCAAAGTCGATCTCACTCTACAGCAA ATTGTTCCCTACATCGATGGCTTCAATCATATCTTAAAGATCTCTCAGGAATCTGATGTTGACGTGGGAATTGTCAGTCTGTGTGTGCAGCACTTGTA TGTCTATGGCTACATCAAGCTAATATCAATATTCCAG TATTGCAACATCTATGTCCCCACTCCAAACATCAGGCGACTATTGGAGGATGCCACCCTACAGACAAGCTGTTTAGAGTATGTAGCCATCCcag GTTGCAGACCAAAATTGAAGGAGGTGTTCCAGTTATACTGCAGCCTGGAGCCAGGACTCACCATCAAGGACTTGTGCAACAGACATGAGCCATCAAAGCTGGGGGTTGATGAAAG GCACCTAATACAGTTTGGGTTAACACATGATCTTGTCCACCATTGTAAGAAGTACCCCACTTTGTTAAGAACAGATGAACCCATGGACTCGACCCTTCAACCACTTGCTGA GTATCTGGATGGACTACATGATTATGATGAGatatgctgtgctcttggttgGTGCTCGAATTGTGACTTGGAAGTGATTTATCATCCTGATAGGTTGGTCTCACCAGACAGTCGACAACATTGTGGAGAACTCTGA
- the LOC136259791 gene encoding serine-rich adhesin for platelets-like has product MAPYDIIKQGYLLLLTGKKGAFQRKKWTKYWFLFIEDATQLALIYFKSEEQFIAREKNVGFIRFDDCLSFSVIGQQGSTLKNAMLVNTPKQRYIMAAESRYELHEWVYQLHNSLDEFKKKQHGVYAIVSNATTSSSQLTDFKLYPTQHHQEQQSEAQGVYAVVKKPKPTRQAPPVPPRSKEMTIMSDEAPSDSAIESITGAEGDSGVQSRATLMSFGSGSDVDLSHHGRHKRSLSDSFIIGKMNIDMMSELPAADHDQASSALKKMSSDTDLSSGKLIKSNGFELSENVKRKKVYKRRKTIATSSRKHQSQSPPLEPPPPPPDGDSRPEVNQAIIEALYALDEELGQNTALSPKNSTSAVAPAQIDHTTLFATFQSPPESASSPLSSTTGNMLSPVNTTADNEPATMFNDDMAHQETNGHVSSEDVDFQANKSMLAAKPAADEDHMFTVTGKPPTDVALKVRKVPPPVKPKPKPKPPRRTTSYNKAVELHGNAHNTLLSSLQEAEASELPKPLAVVDNSTGEITTTKPVDQTTEAHRPQVVFPPQDTEKKINGRVLTTFSLDDLSKDVIERNKKRGIPLSPKVPNSTGTTITLYNKSSYPDPEQTTTTLTINHTVSKHRNTSETNNVNQKARVVEELKEKQTTVSDRPTAASTAVTTPTHHTSPPSKTSSSIAISTIFQSVVGDMLPSSETTLTASSTTSTTSASTVRNSGSEESMTKLFQNWPRSSTPSSEKSPAHAAATEPSKWKDSQAHQHIYDDPWDRKMMGDQPSQSSLRGAGDRNSLERRGGSSGQLQLSSSGRMRAGDRNSLERRTAITTAGPRRGTSIENLFKKTANTAASTENLNAGLKKKGASTENLSKMDPTSPLYLYKKALRNHEQQMQQQQEKEKSYTLPLKGDKFANVVTKAMGDRRLSQQSLPAQSSQASLRPRANTSTSTAPPSRAFQSMQNVNGERKISLPPQQPQQYPQHTRPDNLQSQQPRRAASNAGYYSKNSPGYKPYVLNTNGRPPSSIDHNSASLSRRDSNKSRPPIIGNPHMPQSRRQEDWRYVKPGTQMTYDRDSDSTILRSLV; this is encoded by the exons ATGGCGCCGTACGATATAATCAAGCAAGGCTACTTGTTACTCCTCACTGGAAAGAAGGGAGCTTTTCAGCGAAAG AAATGGACCAAGTATTGGTTTTTATTCATTGAAGATGCCACGCAGTTAGCACTGATTTATTTCAAGAGCGAAGAGCAGTTTATTGCCAGAGAAAAGAACGTTGGCTTTATCAGATTTGATGACTGCTTGTCGTTCAGCGTAATAGGCCAGCAAGGATCAACGTTGAAGAACGCAATGTTAGTCAATACGCCTAAACAACGCTACATTATGGCTGCAGAAAGCAG GTATGAACTCCATGAGTGGGTGTACCAGTTGCATAATTCTCTGGATGAGTTCAAGAAGAAACAACATGGGGTGTATGCCATTGTGTCCAATGCAACAACCAGTAGTTCACAGTTGACTGATTTCAAGCTGTACCCAACTCAACATCACCAAGAACAACAGAGTGAAGCACAGGGTGTGTATGCAGTTGTGAAGAAGCCTAAGCCGACTAGACAGGCGCCCCCTGTGCCACCACGATCCAAAGAGATGACTATTATGTCAGATGAGGCCCCATCAGATTCTGCCATTGAGAGTATTACTGGGGCAGAGGGAGATAGTGGTGTTCAGAGCCGTGCAACGTTGATGTCTTTTGGTAGTGGCAGTGATGTGGATCTTTCTCATCATGGTAGACACAAGAGAAGTCTTTCTGACTCATTCATCATTGGTAAGATGAATATAGACATGATGTCTGAGCTACCGGCTGCTGATCATGACCAAGCATCCTCTGCTTTAAAGAAAATGTCCAGTGATACTGATTTGTCCAGTGGAAAGCTGATAAAAAGTAATGGTTTTGAATTGTCTGAGAATGTAAAGAGAAAGAAAGTCTACAAACGAAGGAAAACTATAGCCACCAGTTCTAGGAAACATCAGTCACAGTCTCCGCCACTGGAACCTCCCCCTCCACCTCCAGATGGAGACTCTAGGCCTGAAGTGAACCAGGCCATTATTGAGGCACTGTATGCTTTAGATGAAGAGCTTGGTCAGAACACTGCCCTGTCACCAAAGAATTCCACATCTGCAGTTGCTCCTGCTCAAATCGACCACACGACACTCTTTGCCACCTTTCAGTCTCCACCAGAGTCAGCAAGTAGTCCTTTATCTTCCACCACAGGTAACATGCTCAGTCCTGTTAACACCACAGCTGATAATGAACCAGCCACAATGTTTAATGATGATATGGCACATCAGGAAACTAATGGACATGTGAGTAGCGAGGATGTTGATTTCCAGGCCAATAAATCCATGCTAGCTGCCAAACCTGCTGCAGATGAAGACCATATGTTTACAGTGACCGGCAAACCTCCTACTGATGTTGCCCTTAAAGTCCGGAAAGTCCCTCCTCCAGTAAAGCCTAAACCAAAACCCAAGCCACCTCGAAGGACCACCTCATACAACAAGGCTGTCGAGTTACATGGAAATGCTCACAACACTCTCCTCTCTTCCCTACAAGAAGCCGAAGCATCTGAATTACCAAAGCCTCTGGCAGTGGTGGACAATTCCACTGGAGAAATAACAACTACAAAACCAGTTGATCAGACTACTGAGGCACATCGTCCACAGGTAGTTTTCCCTCCTCAAGATACTGAGAAAAAAATAAACGGCAGGGTTCTTACTACTTTTAGCCTTGACGACTTGAGCAAAGATGTTATTGAACGTAACAAGAAGAGAGGCATTCCTCTGTCCCCTAAAGTTCCAAACTCAACTGGGACCACTATTACCCTGTATAACAAATCTAGTTACCCTGACCCAGAACAAACTACTACCACTCTAACTATTAATCATACTGTATCAAAGCATCGTAACACTTCAGAAACAAACAATGTCAACCAGAAGGCGAGAGTAGTTGAAGAGCTAAAGGAGAAACAGACAACTGTAAGTGACAGACCAACAGCTGCTTCCACTGCTGTTACTACACCAACACATCACACTAGTCCACCGAGTAAGACTTCCTCGTCTATTGCCATCTCAACTATATTTCAGTCAGTGGTTGGTGACATGTTACCAAGTAGTGAGACTACCTTGACAGCCAGTAGTACTACTAGTACAACTAGTGCTTCTACAGTGCGTAACAGTGGCTCTGAGGAATCCATGACGAAGTTATTTCAGAATTGGCCCAGGTCATCCACACCATCATCTGAGAAGTCACCTGCTCATGCAGCAGCCACAGAACCATCTAAGTGGAAAGATTCACAAGCTCATCAACACATCTATGATGATCCGTGGGATAGGAAGATGATGGGTGATCAGCCGTCTCAGAGTAGTCTCAGAGGTGCTGGGGACCGCAACTCTCTTGAGCGTCGTGGAGGCAGCAGTGGTCAGTTACAACTAAGTAGCAGTGGAAGGATGAGAGCTGGTGACCGCAACTCTCTTGAGAGACGCACTGCCATTACTACAGCAGGGCCAAGGAGAGGAACTTCCATTGAGAACCTTTTCAAGAAAACTGCTAATACTGCTGCTTCAACTGAAAACCTCAATGCTGGACTGAAAAAGAAGGGAGCTTCAACTGAAAATCTCAGCAAAATGGACCCCACGTCTCCACTTTACCTGTACAAAAAAGCACTGAGGAACCACGAACAACAGATGCAGCAGCAGCAAGAGAAAGAGAAGTCATACACACTGCCACTGAAGGGGGACAAATTTGCTAATGTTGTTACCAAGGCAATGGGTGATAGAAGATTGAGCCAACAGAGCCTACCAGCCCAATCTTCCCAGGCTTCACTACGGCCTCGAGCCAATACTTCAACAAGCACTGCACCTCCTTCAAGAGCATTTCAGTCCATGCAGAATGTTAATGGAGAGAGGAAGATATCATTGCCTCCTCAACAGCCCCAACAATACCCTCAACACACTCGACCAGACAACTTGCAGTCACAACAACCAAGAAGAGCTGCATCAAATGCCGGTTATTACTCAAAGAACAGTCCTGGATACAAACCTTATGTCTTAAATACAAATGGTAGACCACCTTCATCCATTGATCACAATTCTGCAAGCTTGTCACGGAGAGATTCAAACAAATCTAGACCCCCAATCATAGGAAACCCTCACATGCCACAGAGCAGACGGCAAGAGGACTGGCGTTATGTCAAACCTGGTACACAAATGACTTACGATAGAGACAGTGACAGTACAATTCTTCGCTCTCTAGTATAA